In one Spirosoma rigui genomic region, the following are encoded:
- the recJ gene encoding single-stranded-DNA-specific exonuclease RecJ → MIAQPPPPQKRWITKPFPDSTSERMAIESLTGSLGVSPFLAALLVQRGVYTYDDARAFFRPEIGHLHDPFTMKDMDRAIERLELAMRTGREEKILIYGDYDVDGTTSVALVYGFLKNYHANIDHYIPDRYKEGYGISKQGIQWAADNGFSLIIALDCGIKSVDRVAEAKALGVDFIICDHHRPGAELPDAAAVLDPKRDDCTYPYKELSGCGVGFKLLQAFCTRRGLPLEQLYPYLDLVAVSIASDIVPITGENRVMAFYGLKHLNAAPRTGLKALIKVAGFSRELDITNLVFGLGPRINAAGRIQHAKAAVQLLLAESESEADAFAMAINKHNNDRRTFDSTMTEQALAMIRESDGMSRAKSTVLFDASWHKGVIGIVASRCIEHFHRPTIILTQSHDKAAGSARSVPGFDVYEAIEECADLLEQFGGHTFAAGMTMPVDNIDAFRKKFEEVVSRRIKEEHLTPLIDIDLPMDFTEIDAKLVRILKQMGPFGPQNPQPVFMTDEVYLASEPIIMKEKHLKINVYQGGPSHRGHTLTAVGFGFAHMASQLQPGKPFAICYQVEQNFYNGNVTLQLMLKDIKCSD, encoded by the coding sequence CGTTTCCTGATTCGACCAGCGAGCGGATGGCGATCGAGTCGCTGACTGGTTCGCTCGGCGTTAGTCCCTTCCTGGCTGCCCTGCTGGTGCAGCGGGGTGTGTACACCTACGACGATGCACGGGCGTTTTTTCGGCCTGAGATCGGTCATCTCCACGATCCGTTTACGATGAAAGACATGGACCGGGCTATTGAGCGCCTGGAACTGGCGATGCGTACCGGACGGGAGGAGAAAATTCTGATCTACGGCGATTATGATGTAGATGGAACAACCTCGGTGGCGCTGGTGTACGGCTTTTTAAAGAACTACCACGCAAATATAGACCACTATATTCCGGATCGCTATAAAGAAGGATACGGCATTTCGAAGCAGGGTATTCAGTGGGCGGCCGACAATGGATTTTCGCTCATCATTGCCCTCGACTGCGGAATCAAGTCGGTCGATCGGGTGGCCGAAGCGAAAGCACTCGGTGTCGATTTTATCATTTGTGATCACCACCGTCCCGGCGCCGAACTGCCCGACGCGGCTGCCGTGCTGGACCCTAAACGCGACGACTGCACGTATCCCTACAAGGAGCTGAGTGGTTGTGGCGTCGGTTTCAAGCTCCTGCAGGCGTTCTGCACAAGACGGGGGCTTCCGCTCGAACAGCTCTACCCGTACCTCGATCTGGTTGCGGTTAGCATCGCATCGGATATTGTTCCCATCACCGGCGAGAACCGGGTTATGGCGTTCTATGGGCTGAAGCACTTGAATGCCGCTCCCCGGACGGGGCTGAAAGCTCTGATCAAGGTGGCAGGATTCTCGCGCGAACTGGACATCACGAATCTGGTCTTTGGACTTGGGCCACGTATCAACGCGGCCGGTCGCATCCAGCATGCCAAAGCCGCCGTGCAACTGCTGCTGGCCGAGTCTGAATCGGAAGCCGACGCCTTTGCGATGGCCATTAACAAGCACAATAATGATCGGCGTACCTTCGACAGCACCATGACCGAGCAGGCGCTGGCCATGATTCGGGAGAGCGACGGAATGAGCCGCGCCAAATCGACGGTGTTATTCGACGCCAGCTGGCACAAAGGCGTGATTGGCATTGTGGCGTCGCGCTGCATCGAGCATTTTCACCGCCCCACCATTATCCTGACGCAGTCGCACGATAAAGCCGCGGGATCGGCCCGGTCGGTGCCGGGTTTCGATGTGTACGAAGCAATTGAAGAATGCGCCGACCTGCTTGAGCAGTTTGGCGGCCACACGTTTGCCGCTGGTATGACCATGCCCGTCGATAACATCGACGCGTTCCGGAAAAAGTTCGAAGAGGTAGTATCGCGACGCATCAAGGAGGAGCACCTCACGCCCCTGATCGATATTGACCTGCCTATGGACTTCACGGAGATCGATGCCAAACTCGTTCGGATTCTGAAGCAGATGGGTCCCTTCGGTCCGCAAAATCCCCAGCCGGTTTTCATGACCGACGAGGTGTATCTGGCCAGTGAGCCAATCATCATGAAGGAAAAGCACCTGAAAATAAATGTGTATCAGGGCGGCCCGTCGCACCGCGGGCATACCCTCACAGCGGTGGGGTTTGGCTTTGCACACATGGCCAGCCAGCTGCAGCCAGGTAAGCCTTTCGCTATCTGCTACCAGGTCGAACAAAATTTCTACAACGGCAACGTAACGTTGCAGCTTATGCTGAAGGACATAAAGTGCAGCGACTAG
- the lptB gene encoding LPS export ABC transporter ATP-binding protein, which yields MILRTENLIKKYGSRLVNNNVSYQVAQGEIVGLLGPNGAGKTTSFYMAVGLVKPNSGKVYIDDTDVTDLPMYKRARLGLGYLAQEASVFRDLSVEENVLAVLEMSDVPKNQQKEKVEQLLEEFSLTHVRKSKGKVLSGGERRRTEIARALAVDPKFILLDEPFAGVDPIAVEDIQSIVAKLKHRNIGILITDHNVNETLSITDRAYLLFEGKILKQGTAEELASDEQVRRLYLGQHFELKRKV from the coding sequence ATGATTCTCAGAACCGAAAATTTAATTAAGAAATACGGGTCACGGTTGGTCAACAACAATGTATCGTATCAGGTAGCGCAGGGCGAAATCGTGGGCTTGCTTGGCCCCAACGGAGCCGGAAAAACAACCTCGTTCTACATGGCCGTTGGCCTGGTGAAGCCCAACAGCGGTAAGGTATACATCGATGATACGGATGTGACCGACTTGCCCATGTACAAACGGGCGCGGCTCGGTCTGGGCTACCTGGCGCAGGAAGCATCCGTTTTTCGGGATCTGTCGGTCGAAGAAAACGTGCTGGCAGTGCTGGAAATGAGCGATGTGCCTAAAAACCAGCAGAAGGAAAAAGTTGAGCAACTACTGGAAGAGTTCAGCCTCACACACGTCCGAAAGAGTAAGGGGAAAGTGCTGTCCGGTGGTGAACGCCGTCGTACCGAAATTGCCCGTGCCCTGGCCGTCGATCCCAAATTTATTCTGCTCGATGAGCCCTTCGCCGGTGTCGACCCTATTGCGGTGGAAGATATCCAGAGTATTGTGGCCAAACTCAAGCACCGCAACATTGGTATCTTGATTACCGACCACAACGTAAACGAAACCCTGTCCATCACCGATCGGGCTTACCTGTTGTTCGAAGGGAAAATTCTCAAGCAGGGAACCGCCGAAGAGCTTGCCAGTGATGAGCAGGTTCGGCGTTTGTACCTGGGGCAACACTTCGAATTGAAACGTAAGGTATAA
- the recO gene encoding DNA repair protein RecO: MLQKTRGIALSYIRYRETSIIARVYTEEYGLQSYIVNSVRTARSKNNRIALFQPLTLLEMVVYYKNDRDLHRLSEVKTSYPFQSLPFDVAKSTIAMFVTEILNKVLKEEASSPTLFRFLAESVIFLEEAQTDFENFHLAFLLKLSFFLGFGPESDREFESQLRENSYPFLPDAETETALNIMLRYPFGTPIKLARASRNDLLDALVAYYQIHIDSIGEVKSLPVLREVLG; this comes from the coding sequence ATGCTGCAGAAAACCAGAGGCATTGCACTGAGCTACATCCGCTATCGGGAAACCTCCATCATTGCCCGCGTTTATACTGAGGAGTATGGCCTGCAAAGTTATATTGTGAACAGCGTCCGGACGGCGCGGAGCAAGAACAATCGCATTGCCCTGTTTCAGCCGCTGACGCTGCTCGAGATGGTCGTTTATTACAAAAACGACCGCGACCTGCACCGACTCTCGGAAGTGAAAACGAGTTATCCGTTCCAGAGCCTGCCTTTCGATGTGGCCAAATCGACCATTGCCATGTTCGTAACGGAGATACTCAACAAAGTCCTGAAAGAAGAAGCGAGCAGCCCGACCCTGTTCCGGTTTCTGGCCGAGTCGGTGATATTTCTGGAGGAGGCCCAAACCGATTTTGAAAACTTTCACCTCGCTTTTCTGCTCAAGCTTTCTTTCTTTCTGGGCTTCGGCCCCGAAAGCGACCGCGAGTTTGAAAGCCAGCTGCGAGAAAACTCCTACCCGTTCCTCCCCGATGCAGAAACCGAAACGGCCCTGAATATCATGCTGCGTTATCCCTTCGGCACACCGATCAAACTGGCCCGCGCGTCACGCAACGATTTACTGGACGCGCTGGTCGCCTATTACCAGATACACATCGATTCCATTGGCGAAGTGAAATCGCTGCCGGTGTTGCGGGAAGTGCTGGGATAA